The following coding sequences are from one Salinicoccus sp. Bachu38 window:
- a CDS encoding NADPH-dependent FMN reductase encodes MKLLILSGSAFPGSHTHSIARLIESLVEQPEHDVTHIDLREMDIPVFGQGKTEDIEVLKRHAENADAIIIGTPNYHTSFSGLLKNALDHLSIDEFEMKPVGLFCNSGGMRNSDPLTQLRMVMRGVHAMVLPLQVCTCDEDFDKTGEGYELINNALKERLSVMIDGLVRQSHSETISI; translated from the coding sequence ATGAAGTTACTGATCCTTTCAGGAAGTGCCTTTCCAGGTTCGCACACACATTCTATTGCCAGGCTGATCGAATCTCTTGTGGAACAGCCGGAACATGATGTAACCCATATAGATCTCAGGGAAATGGATATTCCCGTATTCGGGCAGGGGAAGACGGAAGATATAGAAGTCTTGAAGCGGCATGCTGAAAATGCAGATGCCATCATCATCGGCACGCCGAACTATCATACTTCATTTTCCGGTCTGCTGAAAAATGCATTGGACCATCTGTCCATAGACGAATTTGAAATGAAACCGGTCGGACTCTTCTGCAACAGCGGCGGCATGAGGAATTCCGACCCCCTCACGCAGCTGCGGATGGTGATGAGGGGCGTACATGCGATGGTACTGCCGCTGCAGGTATGTACATGTGATGAAGATTTTGACAAGACCGGCGAAGGATACGAGCTGATCAACAATGCACTGAAAGAACGGCTGAGTGTCATGATTGATGGTCTGGTGCGTCAGTCGCATTCCGAGACGATAAGCATCTGA
- a CDS encoding N-acetylglucosaminidase, translating to MNKRTKENIPILILLGIMAIFLLAFMVSETTLFKGGGNIHNFEEAVERQINNGTADLKLEEGRARQAENDEIRNAMKVHGSPVEYQFLNLTEKVDVANEELDRLLEGKGILEGRGDLFIEAQEKYDINVLYLISHAQLETGNGESQLAQGIRAGDAIYYNFFGVGAFDRQAIEEGSAYAARAGWSTPEAAILGGAKFIRENYLDQEQQTLYAMRWNPVNPGSHLYATDIEWALKIGRIVESHYQKLGKDADNFLKDYYKH from the coding sequence ATGAATAAAAGGACAAAAGAGAATATTCCGATTCTTATATTGCTGGGAATCATGGCCATATTCCTATTGGCATTCATGGTGTCGGAAACGACACTGTTCAAGGGGGGTGGAAATATCCATAATTTCGAGGAGGCAGTGGAGCGTCAGATCAATAATGGTACAGCGGATTTGAAGCTTGAAGAGGGCAGGGCGCGGCAGGCTGAAAACGATGAAATCAGAAATGCGATGAAAGTCCATGGAAGCCCTGTCGAATATCAATTTTTGAATCTCACTGAAAAAGTGGATGTTGCAAATGAAGAACTGGATCGGCTGCTGGAAGGCAAAGGCATACTTGAAGGACGCGGAGATTTATTCATTGAAGCCCAGGAAAAATATGACATCAACGTGTTGTATCTCATCAGTCATGCCCAGCTCGAGACCGGCAATGGGGAGTCGCAGCTTGCGCAGGGCATCCGTGCAGGAGATGCCATATACTATAATTTCTTCGGCGTCGGTGCTTTCGACCGGCAGGCAATCGAAGAAGGATCGGCCTACGCAGCCCGTGCCGGATGGTCCACCCCTGAAGCAGCCATACTCGGCGGTGCAAAATTCATCAGGGAAAATTACCTGGATCAGGAACAGCAGACGCTGTATGCGATGCGCTGGAACCCTGTGAATCCTGGGAGTCATCTTTACGCGACCGATATAGAATGGGCCCTGAAGATAGGCCGTATCGTCGAGTCGCATTATCAGAAACTGGGCAAGGACGCGGACAATTTCCTGAAAGACTATTATAAGCATTAA
- the fdhD gene encoding formate dehydrogenase accessory sulfurtransferase FdhD, producing MMEVEDAVAEEFPLTIYLNDVEFATLVCSPEHLEELVIGFLASEGAIKRFSDIESMNLDDHGGFCHIRLNREIPTDHFIYSKRILGSCCGKSRQFYFQNDVDTAKVSMAKTTLTPAQCIELMRGMQERSTIFKETGGIHNASLGTSDSVIAHRGDIGRHNALDKLYGHCLQNRISVRDKVLVFSGRISSEVLTKAAKIGVGIVLSKSAPTNLAIQLAEDLNITAVGFVRGDSFNIYSHPWRIKKDSSL from the coding sequence ATGATGGAAGTGGAAGATGCTGTAGCAGAGGAATTCCCTCTTACGATCTACTTGAACGATGTGGAATTTGCAACACTGGTATGTTCGCCGGAACATCTTGAGGAACTGGTTATCGGTTTTCTTGCATCTGAAGGGGCGATAAAACGGTTCAGCGATATAGAATCCATGAATCTGGACGACCACGGCGGCTTCTGCCACATCCGTCTGAACAGGGAGATCCCCACCGATCACTTCATCTACTCCAAACGTATCCTCGGATCCTGCTGCGGCAAGAGCCGCCAGTTCTATTTCCAGAACGACGTGGACACTGCAAAGGTCTCAATGGCCAAAACGACGCTGACCCCGGCCCAGTGCATAGAACTGATGCGTGGCATGCAGGAGCGGAGCACCATCTTCAAGGAGACGGGCGGCATACATAATGCAAGTCTGGGTACGTCTGATAGCGTCATTGCTCACCGGGGGGACATCGGCAGACATAATGCATTGGACAAACTGTATGGCCACTGCCTGCAGAACCGTATTTCCGTCCGGGATAAAGTCCTTGTATTCAGCGGACGCATTTCATCCGAAGTGCTGACAAAAGCTGCGAAGATCGGTGTCGGCATCGTGCTGAGCAAATCGGCGCCCACAAACCTCGCAATACAGTTGGCGGAGGACCTGAACATTACCGCTGTCGGTTTCGTCCGCGGTGATTCCTTCAATATATACAGTCATCCCTGGCGCATTAAAAAAGATTCCAGCCTTTAG
- a CDS encoding L-lactate MFS transporter, protein MKTKKNRWLIALAGVGIHISIGSVYAWSVFTAPLQAELGWSLSNVSFTFSLAILFLGLSAAFMGHFVEAKGPRISGLVSTGFFASGLAIAGFAVQIESLWLLYLGYGALGGIGLGIGYITPVSTLVKWFPDRRGMATGLAIMGFGFAAMLASPAMEFMIEAFSIGATFYVLAGVYFVIMLLSSLYLEKPPEGYQPEGVDLEEKQTAKKDLVQLTANEAVKTRRFYFLWLMLFINVTCGIAILAVASPMAQEIAGLSAGAAALMVGLMGVFNGGGRLVWATVSDYLGRPNVYTLFFILQIALFLILPSVTQALIFQMMLFVIISCYGGGFASIPAYIGDIFGTKQLGAIHGYILTAWAAAGLVGPYISSTVYEATQSYTLTLYIFAGMFVVAFLISIFIRVDIKKLETVAKNDSEPELVMEN, encoded by the coding sequence TTGAAAACAAAGAAAAACCGTTGGCTCATCGCATTGGCAGGAGTGGGAATACATATCTCGATAGGATCGGTCTATGCATGGAGCGTATTCACTGCACCGCTTCAGGCCGAGTTGGGATGGAGTTTGAGTAATGTTTCGTTTACGTTCAGCCTGGCAATACTGTTTCTCGGGCTATCCGCAGCCTTCATGGGCCATTTTGTAGAAGCGAAGGGACCACGCATATCAGGTCTCGTTTCTACAGGTTTTTTCGCCTCAGGTCTGGCTATTGCCGGGTTTGCCGTGCAGATAGAGAGTCTTTGGCTATTATATCTCGGTTACGGCGCTTTGGGTGGAATCGGGCTTGGGATAGGATATATCACCCCCGTATCGACTCTTGTAAAATGGTTTCCTGATCGACGGGGGATGGCGACAGGACTTGCCATCATGGGATTTGGTTTTGCCGCAATGCTTGCAAGCCCAGCAATGGAATTCATGATTGAAGCGTTCAGCATCGGTGCCACTTTCTATGTTCTTGCCGGGGTCTATTTTGTAATCATGCTGCTCTCAAGCCTGTATTTGGAGAAACCGCCGGAAGGCTATCAGCCAGAAGGTGTGGATTTGGAAGAAAAGCAAACGGCGAAGAAGGATCTGGTGCAGCTTACAGCGAATGAAGCGGTCAAAACCAGAAGGTTCTACTTCCTATGGCTTATGCTTTTCATTAATGTGACGTGCGGCATCGCGATCCTTGCTGTAGCAAGTCCCATGGCTCAGGAAATCGCCGGTCTCTCAGCGGGCGCAGCTGCTCTGATGGTCGGGCTGATGGGTGTGTTCAATGGTGGCGGAAGGCTGGTATGGGCAACGGTGTCCGACTATTTGGGACGGCCCAATGTCTACACGCTATTCTTCATCCTGCAGATCGCCCTGTTCCTGATTCTCCCTTCAGTCACCCAAGCCCTAATCTTCCAAATGATGCTGTTCGTCATCATCTCATGCTACGGCGGGGGATTTGCTTCCATTCCTGCCTATATAGGTGATATTTTCGGGACGAAACAGTTGGGGGCGATCCACGGGTATATACTGACTGCCTGGGCAGCTGCAGGGCTGGTCGGTCCTTATATCTCTTCTACAGTCTATGAAGCGACGCAGAGCTATACTCTAACATTATACATCTTTGCAGGAATGTTCGTTGTTGCCTTTCTGATTTCCATATTCATCAGAGTGGATATCAAAAAACTTGAGACGGTGGCAAAAAACGACAGCGAACCGGAGCTTGTCATGGAAAATTAG